In a single window of the Lagenorhynchus albirostris chromosome 19, mLagAlb1.1, whole genome shotgun sequence genome:
- the TMEM170A gene encoding transmembrane protein 170A isoform X5, with protein sequence MWYGVFLWALVSSLFFHVPAGLLALFTLRHHKYGRFMSVSILLMGIVGPITAGILTSAAIAGVYRAAGKEMIPFEALTLGTGQTFCVVVVSFLRILATL encoded by the exons ATGTGGTATGGTGTGTTCCTGTGGGCACTGGtgtcctctctcttctttcatgTCCCTGCTGGATTACTGGCCCTCTTCACCCTCAGACATCACAAATATGGTAGGTTCATGTCTGTAAGCATCCTGTTGATGGGCATCGTGGGACCAATTACTGCTGGAATCTTGACAA GTGCAGCAATTGCTGGAGTGTACCGAGCAGCAGGAAAGGAAATGATTCCATTTGAAGCCCTCACCTTGGGCACCGGACAGACATTTTGTGTAGTGGTGGTCTCCTTTTTACGGATTTTAGCTACTCTATAG
- the LOC132509179 gene encoding tigger transposable element-derived protein 1, giving the protein MSCSAVGREFNVNESTIRYIKKKEKEIRRSVREAAPESAKVTSIVREEAMEKMEKRLNLWIHEMTTDKKGVVDSIVVRLKAKEIYGHVTQGQKNVKPFSASAGWLARFKRRYGVSNVKLAGEASSADQEAAEEFKKYLLSVIQEKGYVEEQVFNADETGLFYKDVGKRTYITQMASKAPSFKSFQDYATLLLCANAKGDFKCKPLMVYRAPSSQALKGKSVNHMPVHWRWNKKAWMTSDWFHSCFIPEVEYYLQGRNLAFKILLILNNAPVHCCEELKNAHPNVEVLFMPPNTTSLIQPLDQGIIKAFKAHYTRELYSKAFEALKANKETTMMDYWKSVTIRNVIDYVGTAWDNIKQATINNCWKNVWPDCVENFEGFEGVTESIRNSVKNIMHIAWQISGEGFDDMREEDVEEILAEKAVEPTNEDLDEMAKQGVGVSDDEDGDESQPKSPGIVPLTAAKISEWNSALETIFSDMEECDPMLDRSLKFKRLASCAFAPYAEMLKDLRQKARQTGLTQFLEPVWEGKLPTPSTSGESQTSEVELMDVNLPPSSSSAE; this is encoded by the coding sequence ATGAGTTGTAGTGCTGTTGGCCGTGAGTTCAACGTTAATGAGTCAACAATCCGGTacatcaagaaaaaggaaaaggaaattcgCCGATCTGTACGTGAGGCTGCTCCGGAAAGTGCTAAAGTGACATCTATAGTGCGTGAGGAAGCTATGGAAAAGATGGAAAAGCGGCTCAATTTGTGGATTCATGAGATGACAACCGATAAAAAAGGTGTGGTGGACAGCATTGTTGTGAGGCTGAAAGCCAAAGAAATTTACGGTCACGTTACCCAGGGTCAGAAAAACGTGAAACCCTTCTCGGCTAGCGCTGGCTGGCTTGCACGTTTCAAAAGGCGATATGGTGTGAGTAATGTTAAGCTTGCAGGTGAGGCAAGTTCTGCAGATCAGGAGGCTGcggaagaatttaaaaaatacctgctAAGTGTTATTCAGGAAAAGGGGTACGTGGAAGAGCAGGTTTTCAACGCTGATGAGACTGGCCTATTTTACAAAGACGTTGGCAAAAGAACCTATATAACGCAAATGGCCTCCAAAGCCCCTAGCTTTAAATCATTCCAGGATTATGCAACCCTGCTTTTGTGCGCCAATGCCAAGGGCGACTTTAAGTGCAAACCCCTAATGGTGTACAGAGCTCCAAGTTCACAAGCACTTAAAGGGAAAAGCGTGAATCATATGCCGGTCCATTGGAGGTGGAACAAAAAAGCATGGATGACTTCTGATTGGTTCCACAGCTGCTTCATACCAGAAGTTGAATACTATCTCCAGGGCAGAAACCTTGCCTTCAAGATTTTGTTAATTTTGAATAATGCCCCAGTCCATTGCTGTGAAGAACTCAAAAATGCCCACCCCAACGTAGAAGTTCTTTTCATGCCCCCAAATACTACGTCTCTCATCCAACCCCTGGATCAGGGCATAATAAAAGCCTTCAAGGCGCACTATACTAGGGAGCTTTATAGCAAGGCTTTTGAGGCTCTCAAAGCCAACAAGGAAACTACCATGATGGACTATTGGAAGTCAGTCACTATACGCAACGTTATTGATTATGTTGGCACAgcatgggacaacatcaagcaggCTACTATCAATAATTGTTGGAAAAATGTTTGGCCGGACTGCGTAGAAAATTTTGAAGGCTTTGAAGGTGTTACAGAAAGTATAAGGAACAGTGTCAAAAACATAATGCATATCGCATGGCAAATAAGTGGAGAAGGCTTTGATGACATGAGAGAAGAAGACGTGGAGGAAATTTTGGCAGAGAAGGCAGTAGAACCCACCAACGAAGACTTGGACGAGATGGCAAAACAAGGCGTTGGAGTCAgtgatgatgaagatggtgatgaAAGTCAGCCTAAGAGTCCAGGAATTGTCCCTCTTACAGCGGCCAAAATATCAGAATGGAACTCTGCCTTGGAAACAATTTTCAGTGACATGGAAGAGTGTGACCCTATGCTTGATCGCAGCCTCAAATTTAAGCGCTTAGCCTCCTGTGCATTTGCCCCCTATGCCGAGATGCTTAAAGATTTGAGGCAAAAAGCCAGGCAGACGGGGTTGACCCAATTTTTGGAGCCAGTTTGGGAGGGAAAATTGCCGACTCCATCAACAAGTGGTGAGAGCCAGACCTCTGAGGTTGAACTGATGGATGTCAACCTGCCACCCTCTTCCTCTTCTGCAGAATGA